From the genome of Streptomyces sp. NBC_01116, one region includes:
- a CDS encoding response regulator: protein MREEGKITVFLLDDHEVVRRGVHELLSVEADIEVVGEAGTAADALVRIPATRPDVAVLDVRLPDGSGVEVCREVRSQDENIKCLMLTSYADDEALFDAIMAGASGYVLKAIRGNELLNAVRDVAAGKSLLDPVATARVLERLRDGGGGKDDKLAGLTEQERKILDLIGEGLTNRVIGERLHLAEKTIKNYVSSLLSKLGMERRSQAAAYVARLQAERR from the coding sequence GTGCGCGAAGAAGGAAAAATCACGGTATTTCTGCTCGATGATCACGAGGTCGTCCGGCGTGGCGTCCATGAGCTGCTCTCCGTCGAGGCGGACATCGAGGTGGTCGGCGAAGCCGGTACGGCCGCGGACGCCCTGGTGCGGATCCCGGCGACGCGTCCCGATGTGGCGGTGCTCGACGTGCGGCTGCCGGACGGCAGCGGGGTGGAGGTGTGTCGGGAGGTCCGTTCGCAGGACGAGAACATCAAATGCCTGATGCTCACCTCGTACGCCGATGACGAGGCGCTTTTCGACGCGATCATGGCGGGCGCCTCGGGATATGTGCTGAAGGCGATCCGCGGGAATGAACTGCTGAATGCCGTACGGGACGTGGCGGCCGGAAAATCCCTGCTGGACCCGGTGGCCACCGCCCGGGTGCTGGAGCGGCTGCGGGACGGCGGCGGCGGCAAGGACGACAAGCTCGCCGGCCTCACCGAACAGGAGCGCAAGATCCTGGACCTGATCGGCGAGGGGCTGACCAACCGGGTCATCGGCGAGCGTCTGCACCTCGCCGAGAAGACCATCAAGAACTACGTCTCCAGCCTGCTGTCCAAACTGGGCATGGAGCGCCGCTCGCAGGCGGCCGCGTACGTCGCGCGGCTCCAGGCCGAGCGCCGCTGA